Genomic segment of Synergistota bacterium:
GAGCATCTATTACTATCCTTTGTCCCGGAGAATATCTACCGGATATTATGAAATTTTTAATCCTGTCCAAGACCTCATCCTTTAAGGATCTTCTTTCTATCGCCAAGGTTATCACCATCCTATATTATATCGTACACAATATATAATTTATTATACGCAATATCTCTCCTTCTATCAACTCTTGACTTGGAAATATAATAAATGAGATGGTAAAAATGTAAGATCCAATATGGAAGAACATAGCTTTTCCCTATAAAGAAAGTAAACTTTCATTTCTTCCTATAAAGCTCCTTATAGATCCTATAGGCAGCTATGACCTTTTTAACGTAGTTTCTCGTCTCCCTATAGGGTATCATTTCCATCCACTCTTCCCAGCTCTTGGCTTTTATCTTACTGATCCATCTTGAAACGTTTCCACCTCCAGCATTATAAGCAGCTAAAGCCAAATAGAGATTATTCTTGTATTTTCTCATAAAACCCGCAAGATGCACTATCCCAAGTTTTATGTTAACGTAGGGGGAAAAAAGTGCATTTCTATCCTTAACACCAAGACTCCTGGCAGTAAACGGCATGATTTGCATGAGACCTACAGCTCCTGCCCAGGAAACCGCGCGGGGATTGAATTTACTTTCCTGATGTATAACGGAGAGAACAAGTAGGGGATCTACCTTTTCCCTTTTAGAAATCTTGACTATATAACTAAAATAGTTTGTGAGAGGATAAGCTCTTCTCCATACATCTCTATCTCTCCAACCGGAAAGTATTAAGTATGTAGCATAGGCCACAGATGAGTGATAGTTAAACATCTTTTCTGAAACGATTGATAAAAATAGTTTTCTCGAAGGAGTGGGTATCCCATTGAGAAGGTTTCCTCTAATGAAGGCAAACTCCCAGAAGCCAGCCTTAAGGAGCTTTCTTGAAAGAGCATCCTTAGGAAGAGAGGGTTTTCTCCGGTTAAGAGAGATGCCGTATTTTCTAACAGTGTAATACTCCAGTGGAAACGATAGGGATAGAACACGCCTGGCTTTTAATCGAGAATAGAGTCCTTTCTTCATAAGATAGTATATAACCCTCGCACAGATGGGATCACCAGCATGATACTTTAGAATAATTCTCCATTCGCTTAATGCATCTCTATATTTCCCAGAGATATAACGTCTCCATCCCTCAAGCCATGAAACGCGAAGGGCCCATTTAGAGCGAGGAAACTCCTTTAAAAGGAGACGTTTATATCTTGAATCATGCGTGAGGTAATAAAGATAAAAGAGAATCAAATCCTCATGCTTTTTTTTCTTCAAAATAGATCTAAGCAAAGAATAAGCCTTTTTCTTAGCATTTATGCTTTCCGAAAGAGCAACATACCTTCTAACTAAGGTTTCCCAGATTACTCCTCTCTTAAGAAGCGCACCATAAAGCCTGAAAGCATCCCTTCTTCTTCCTAATCTCTCAAGCGTGATAGCTTCCCAGAAAAGCTTTCTCGATCTTTTAAAATAGCGCAAAGCTATCTTATACTCTCCTCTAAGATAGTAAGCTCTACCAGCTCTGTAAAGAACTTCTTTTCCGGGAGATCTCAGGTAAGGAAGGAGCCTTAAAAGCAGATCATTAGCATCTTTATCCCTTGGATAATCGCTCAATATGGAAAGAATCCATTCAGAAGCCTTTTTATAGCTTCTTTTCCTAAAGGATATAAGAGCGAGCCTGTATCGAGCAACCTTTCTTATATACGCTGTTCCGAGCTCAAGGGAAAGCAGATAGAAACCATAGGCCCTTTCCAGCTTCCCCAAGTTCTCATAGATCTGAGCAATTCTGTAAGGCAGGACTGCCTTAATCTCTATAGGAAGTTTCTCTCTTGATCTCCAGAGTTCCTTAAAGTAAGATAATGCTGTAGTATAGTCTTTCCCATTCATGTAAATAAGTCCCAAGTAGAATTTGACGTGGGGAGAAAGCATCTCACTTTGAGGAAGACACTCGGCATAAAGCTCCTTTGCCTCTTTGAGCTTTCCTTCTCTTCTATATGAATTTGCCTTCAAAAGCTTTTCTATTACGCTCTCTGCCGATAAAGAAACCTGAGGAAGCGAGGTGATAAAAACTGATATACATAGGAACATCAGGATGGTTTTACAAAGGGTGGAAGGACATCTACTACCCATCGGATCTCCCCCCAAATGACTGGTTTGAGTTTTATGCTAAAGATTTTAACACAGTTGAGATAAACTCAACTTTCTACAGAGGGGCAAAAAAGAGCAATTTAAAAAGATGGAAAAAGAAAGCCCCAGAAGGCTTTGTTTTTACTCTCAAAGCTTTCAGAGGCATCACTCACCTGAAAAAACTTAAGAACACCCGGGAGGATGTTGAAAACTTTCTCAACGAAGCATCCGTTCTTGAGAAAAACCTCGGTTCCATTCTGTTTCAGCTTCCCCCCTCTTTAAAATGCTCACCGGAGCTCTTAAAAGAGTTCATAGATGAGCTTCCTTCCGGATTTAGATTTGCGTTTGAGTTCAGGCACAAGAGCTGGTTTGAGAGCAAAGAAATCGAGGAAATATTGAGAGAGAAAAACTGCGCGTTCGTCATCGTAAGTGCTCCCAAGCTTCCGGAAACCGTAAAAATAACTGCGGATTGGGCTTACATAAGATTTCACGGCAAAGATAAGTGGTATGATTACCTTTACTCAGAGGAAGAGATGGAAAGATGGGCTTCTCTCATAAACGAGATAAAAGGGAACCTCAAAAATATCTTTATTTATTTCAACAACGATACGCACGCATACGCTATCCAGAACGCAAAGCTTTTAAGAAAATTAGTTAATCCCGCAGATTGAACAGGTTCCAGAGGAGCAGGTACCACAAGAACCTTTCTTTCTCAAGGAATCTCCCTCAAGGAGAACGAGCGTCCTGCTCCCGCACTTGGGGCAGCGAACCTCACCTTTCTCATGCTGAAATATCTCTCCACACGAAATACACTTAAACCTCCTCACTGCCCTCCACCTCCTTAGCAAAATCAAGAACTTTCTTCATAATCTTAGGATGAAGATTTATCCCTGCGTGAAAAGGAATCACAATCCTTCTATTTCCTTTTCTATATATCCTATGACTCCCCTTAGATCTAACCATTTTGAAACCCACTTTTAAAAGCAAACTTTCAGCCTCATGAGCTGTCAACCTTGGAAGCTTAGGCAACCTGAACCTCCATATCCAAGGTTTTTACCTCTCTAAGCAGTATCTCTTTTCTCTCTTCCTCTGAAAGAGTTTCCCAATAAAGCTCTATAGCTTCCTTTATATTAGATAAAGCCTCCTCAAGAGTTTTTCCCTGCGTTTGACATCCATCCAAAAGAGGGCAGTAAGCATAATATCCATGCTCATCCCTCTCCACTACCACATTAAACCTAAGCTTCCTCACCGTCCTCCACCTCCTTAAGAAGCCTTTCCAAATCAGCTTTTTCGAATATATATTTCTTCCCACAAAATTTACATTCTACTTCTCCCCTGCCATCCTTTAACATTCTTAATATTTCCTCTTTTCCAAGCGCCACTATGGTTTCTTCAGCTTTCTCCTTGCTACAGGTACATCTAAACTCAACCTTCTGGGTACCGAGCCAGTTCGGCT
This window contains:
- a CDS encoding DUF72 domain-containing protein — translated: MIYIGTSGWFYKGWKDIYYPSDLPPNDWFEFYAKDFNTVEINSTFYRGAKKSNLKRWKKKAPEGFVFTLKAFRGITHLKKLKNTREDVENFLNEASVLEKNLGSILFQLPPSLKCSPELLKEFIDELPSGFRFAFEFRHKSWFESKEIEEILREKNCAFVIVSAPKLPETVKITADWAYIRFHGKDKWYDYLYSEEEMERWASLINEIKGNLKNIFIYFNNDTHAYAIQNAKLLRKLVNPAD
- a CDS encoding type II toxin-antitoxin system HicA family toxin is translated as MPKLPRLTAHEAESLLLKVGFKMVRSKGSHRIYRKGNRRIVIPFHAGINLHPKIMKKVLDFAKEVEGSEEV
- a CDS encoding type II toxin-antitoxin system HicB family antitoxin → MRKLRFNVVVERDEHGYYAYCPLLDGCQTQGKTLEEALSNIKEAIELYWETLSEEERKEILLREVKTLDMEVQVA
- a CDS encoding lytic transglycosylase domain-containing protein, yielding MGSRCPSTLCKTILMFLCISVFITSLPQVSLSAESVIEKLLKANSYRREGKLKEAKELYAECLPQSEMLSPHVKFYLGLIYMNGKDYTTALSYFKELWRSREKLPIEIKAVLPYRIAQIYENLGKLERAYGFYLLSLELGTAYIRKVARYRLALISFRKRSYKKASEWILSILSDYPRDKDANDLLLRLLPYLRSPGKEVLYRAGRAYYLRGEYKIALRYFKRSRKLFWEAITLERLGRRRDAFRLYGALLKRGVIWETLVRRYVALSESINAKKKAYSLLRSILKKKKHEDLILFYLYYLTHDSRYKRLLLKEFPRSKWALRVSWLEGWRRYISGKYRDALSEWRIILKYHAGDPICARVIYYLMKKGLYSRLKARRVLSLSFPLEYYTVRKYGISLNRRKPSLPKDALSRKLLKAGFWEFAFIRGNLLNGIPTPSRKLFLSIVSEKMFNYHSSVAYATYLILSGWRDRDVWRRAYPLTNYFSYIVKISKREKVDPLLVLSVIHQESKFNPRAVSWAGAVGLMQIMPFTARSLGVKDRNALFSPYVNIKLGIVHLAGFMRKYKNNLYLALAAYNAGGGNVSRWISKIKAKSWEEWMEMIPYRETRNYVKKVIAAYRIYKELYRKK